The Fundulus heteroclitus isolate FHET01 chromosome 13, MU-UCD_Fhet_4.1, whole genome shotgun sequence genome contains a region encoding:
- the LOC105916448 gene encoding DEP domain-containing mTOR-interacting protein isoform X2 has translation MPLHMSESASKNEKATTIGSCVGPAKPRLRSSSDGNIYTRRAGGRISSSSLTLSNPKSVLRRPVSTEELTTPGGPYIKKTFTIVGDAVGWGFVVRGRQPCYIQAVEPFGPAAAAGMKVRQFVVSVNGLNVLDLDYRTVSHLILTGPRTVVMEVMEETDHLRAEKTQLTQESN, from the exons atgcctctccacatgtcAG AAAGTGCTTCTAAGAATGAAAAAGCCACCACGATTGGGAGCTGTGTCGGTCCAGCAAAACCTCGGCTAAGAAGCAGCAGCGATGGAAACATTTACACCAGAAGGGCAGGTGGCCGCATTTCATCCTCCTCCCTGACACTCTCCAACCCTAAATCAG TCCTGAGAAGACCAGTGAGCACTGAGGAGCTCACAACGCCAGGAGGTCCCTACATCAAGAAAACATTCACA ATTGTGGGTGATGCAGTGGGCTGGGGGTTTGTGGTGAGAGGAAGGCAGCCATGTTACATTCAGGCTGTTGAGCCATTtggtcctgctgctgctgctgggatgaag GTACGGCAGTTTGTGGTCTCTGTGAATGGCCTCAATGTTCTTGATCTGGACTACCGGACAGTCAGCCACCTGATCCTGACCGGACCCAGAACTGTAGTGATGGAGGTGATGGAGGAAACGGACCACTTAAGAGCAGAAAAAACCCAACTTACTCAGGAGTCAAACTAG
- the LOC105916448 gene encoding DEP domain-containing mTOR-interacting protein isoform X1 — MGPRTAESASKNEKATTIGSCVGPAKPRLRSSSDGNIYTRRAGGRISSSSLTLSNPKSVLRRPVSTEELTTPGGPYIKKTFTIVGDAVGWGFVVRGRQPCYIQAVEPFGPAAAAGMKVRQFVVSVNGLNVLDLDYRTVSHLILTGPRTVVMEVMEETDHLRAEKTQLTQESN; from the exons ATGGGTCCTCGTACAGCAG AAAGTGCTTCTAAGAATGAAAAAGCCACCACGATTGGGAGCTGTGTCGGTCCAGCAAAACCTCGGCTAAGAAGCAGCAGCGATGGAAACATTTACACCAGAAGGGCAGGTGGCCGCATTTCATCCTCCTCCCTGACACTCTCCAACCCTAAATCAG TCCTGAGAAGACCAGTGAGCACTGAGGAGCTCACAACGCCAGGAGGTCCCTACATCAAGAAAACATTCACA ATTGTGGGTGATGCAGTGGGCTGGGGGTTTGTGGTGAGAGGAAGGCAGCCATGTTACATTCAGGCTGTTGAGCCATTtggtcctgctgctgctgctgggatgaag GTACGGCAGTTTGTGGTCTCTGTGAATGGCCTCAATGTTCTTGATCTGGACTACCGGACAGTCAGCCACCTGATCCTGACCGGACCCAGAACTGTAGTGATGGAGGTGATGGAGGAAACGGACCACTTAAGAGCAGAAAAAACCCAACTTACTCAGGAGTCAAACTAG